A segment of the Kluyveromyces marxianus DMKU3-1042 DNA, complete genome, chromosome 5 genome:
TAGTAATCTCTGAAAAATACTGTTCAAGTAATTTGCATTCTGAGCAGAGGTTTCGTAGCGATCTGAGGACATTTTAAAAATATCTGTTGTTGGATCATAACGGGTCTTAGCCAACAAACGTAATTTATGCAACTCCTTATCATTTAGACCAAGGTCGGCTGTTTTAACAGACAGAACAACTTTGCGGGCGTTTGGATGCTCTTCACCAAGGTAAGTAGTGTAACGATAAGTTACTGGGTGAGTTTTGAAGGAGGGACGCTTATATTCTTGTCTATACTTTGCAAGTAGAGGGAGTTCATAAGCTGCCAAACGGTTATAAAACCTCTGTTCACGGTGTTGGTGCACCAAAATTTGAGACTGAGATGGCAATTCATCAAAGTTATATGGTTCCATATTAACATTTTCATCCAGACCTTTAGCAATACCTAGCTCTCTTTCAACCTCTTCCGAGCTTTTGTAATAGTATTCCTTAAATACCTTTGCTGGTATTCCCTGCTCTTCTGCGGTAGGGAGTAAAAcattcatttcttcttcgcaTGGCTTATACAATGGACCCAAACGAGCTTTTCTCTCATTGTGTAAGCGTATAATCTCGCTGTTCTCTAACCCAACCCATTTTGATGGTTCTTTATATAGTGTTGGTGAGATAGTTGTGGCTTTGTTAACTACAGTGGAGTTGAACCGTTTGCTTAGTGCAAAAACTGAATATTGTGCAGTTCTACCATACATATCGCACCGTACACTACCGCAATGCTACTAATCAGAATACTTCTAAAGTGCCCTACAATTAATAAGAGATTGTCAATTATACATGCGATTGCATCAGTAAAGAATTTTAAaggaaaatttttttttgaagatcaagGTCACGTGTATTCAACTTACAGCTTTTATTAAAAATCATAAAGGTTTGTTTACTAGTCTCTCTAATCAAAAAGCGAAACCTTTTTGCTGAAATATATGCCTTTCTAAATAAGATAAGTCGTGTTTGTACGACTGAAAACATAGCCATTATTGAGTACCTTCGACTCGTTATAAAGCACCTGCATCTTAAAATTATATTGTAATGTCGAGGAATACTAGGAGAGGAAAGGGTGTAAGAGAACAGAAACGGGACGAGGCTGTTCTTCACGAACCCTCTAATATATTGAACTCGATGCTAAAATCGTTAGACTTAACTTTCGAAAACGACATTGGATTGCTGAATGGAAAGTATGTGAGATCTCTACCAGAAAAACCGATACTACAGACGACGAAATCCCAGCTCGAGAGTTTGGGCAAATGTCTAGAGAAAATTGCCAGTAATGATCAGGAAAGTATCAATTTGATTAGACAAGTTCGAGAGGAAATAATtagaaatgaagaagagaaacagaGAGAGTTAGAAAAAGCAGAGAAAAGCCTGAAacttgaagctgaagcGTCGGAGACAAATCCAAACTCTAGTACGCAAGAATCAGACCAAGCGATACCAGGAAAAAGGCTTATTAAGGAGGAAGAGAATGCTAAAAAAGGCAATACTGAGGGCAGCGATGATGACCCGAGCCACTTCGAGAACAATGAAGGTGATGAAAGTACACAACTATTTAAAAAACCAAGATTGGACCGAGATCAAATAGAGAACGATCCATCTGTCAAAAATCCTAAATCAGaatttgttgtttctcAAACCCTTCCAGCGGCAGCAATGAAGTTGGGCTTATTTCATGAGGACAAATTAGAGGCTACCGGGGAGGAATATctaaaaaagaagtatgGTGTTGTCAGTTATCCGACAAACGATTTGAAGGAGCTTTTACCTGGAGAAATTCCTGATATGGACTTttcaaagccaaagcctTCGAACCAGATCCAATTTAATACCTT
Coding sequences within it:
- the RSM24 gene encoding mitochondrial 37S ribosomal protein mS35, with translation MYGRTAQYSVFALSKRFNSTVVNKATTISPTLYKEPSKWVGLENSEIIRLHNERKARLGPLYKPCEEEMNVLLPTAEEQGIPAKVFKEYYYKSSEEVERELGIAKGLDENVNMEPYNFDELPSQSQILVHQHREQRFYNRLAAYELPLLAKYRQEYKRPSFKTHPVTYRYTTYLGEEHPNARKVVLSVKTADLGLNDKELHKLRLLAKTRYDPTTDIFKMSSDRYETSAQNANYLNSIFQRLLKEAKDTTDDFSDVPLDNRHIIARQMRKKKRGYKFPEQWKRPQDAPKKTIDLIDILHKQI